One part of the Bacteroidia bacterium genome encodes these proteins:
- a CDS encoding VWA domain-containing protein produces MIQRKSLLIGFLLVLFAFQSCSRKTGHHGELTGVQDAAMKPAPSDGYADEGWEMYAPEDNWDEEKPDPFGNESYDEIVENEFRLVKDQPLSTFSVDVDRASYANIRRMLNFDQLPPANAVRIEEMINYFNYSYPDPMDDAPIALYSELSDCPWNPAHKLARIALKGKSLDLKEAPKSNLVFLLDVSGSMSDYDKLPLLKKSLKLLVNNMREEDRVAIVVYASASGLVLGSTSARKKDKIIAALEKLDAGGSTAGGEGLRLAYKVAEENFIKNGNNRVILATDGDFNVGESSDEAMVKLIEEKRESGIFISVLGFGRGNLKDSKMEKIADKGNGNYAYIDNLLEAKKVLVKEMGGTLFTIAKDVKLQVEFNPTHVTSYRLIGYENRLLKNEDFNDDKKDAGEMGAGHSVTALYELIPAGTETDVTASIDPLKYQETNKTSAANSYELMQVKFRYKEPDGDTSKLISQAVLNGHENWNGASQDFRFAACVAHFGLILRNSQYMKAGNYESLIKESKSAKGEDDEGYRAEFIQLLEKAALISPDEKAE; encoded by the coding sequence ATGATACAAAGAAAAAGTCTTCTCATAGGATTCCTCTTAGTACTTTTTGCTTTTCAATCCTGTAGCAGAAAAACCGGACATCATGGCGAATTGACAGGCGTCCAAGATGCTGCTATGAAGCCCGCTCCCAGTGATGGATATGCTGACGAAGGATGGGAAATGTATGCCCCTGAGGATAATTGGGATGAAGAGAAGCCTGATCCTTTCGGAAATGAAAGCTATGATGAAATTGTAGAGAATGAATTTCGTCTGGTCAAAGATCAGCCACTAAGCACCTTTTCTGTAGATGTGGACAGGGCTTCTTATGCGAATATTCGCCGTATGCTGAATTTCGATCAACTTCCTCCGGCTAATGCGGTTCGAATTGAAGAAATGATTAATTATTTCAATTATTCCTATCCTGATCCTATGGACGATGCTCCTATCGCTCTCTATTCTGAGCTTAGCGACTGTCCCTGGAATCCAGCCCATAAACTGGCAAGGATTGCCTTGAAGGGAAAATCCCTGGACCTGAAAGAAGCCCCAAAATCAAATTTGGTCTTCCTTCTGGATGTATCAGGTTCTATGAGCGATTATGACAAATTGCCTCTATTGAAAAAATCATTAAAACTATTGGTAAACAACATGAGGGAAGAAGATCGGGTAGCCATCGTGGTCTATGCCAGTGCTTCAGGTTTGGTCTTAGGCTCTACCAGTGCCAGGAAGAAAGATAAAATCATCGCGGCCCTTGAAAAACTGGATGCGGGAGGTTCGACAGCTGGAGGAGAAGGATTGCGTCTGGCCTATAAAGTGGCGGAAGAAAACTTTATCAAAAATGGAAACAACCGAGTGATCCTTGCAACGGATGGAGACTTCAATGTAGGGGAAAGTAGTGATGAGGCTATGGTGAAGTTGATTGAAGAGAAACGGGAGTCAGGTATTTTTATTTCTGTCTTAGGTTTCGGAAGAGGCAATCTCAAAGACAGTAAAATGGAGAAGATTGCTGATAAGGGCAATGGGAACTATGCATATATCGACAATTTGCTGGAAGCAAAAAAAGTATTGGTTAAAGAAATGGGAGGAACCCTGTTTACCATTGCGAAAGATGTGAAATTGCAAGTAGAGTTTAATCCTACGCATGTTACATCCTATCGCCTCATTGGGTACGAAAATCGTTTGCTAAAAAACGAAGACTTCAATGACGATAAAAAAGATGCAGGTGAAATGGGAGCCGGTCATAGCGTAACGGCTCTGTATGAACTTATTCCTGCTGGTACAGAAACAGATGTTACAGCTTCTATTGATCCCTTAAAATACCAGGAAACCAACAAGACTTCGGCAGCCAATTCCTATGAATTGATGCAGGTGAAATTTCGCTACAAAGAACCAGATGGCGATACCAGTAAGCTTATAAGCCAGGCGGTTTTAAATGGGCATGAAAACTGGAATGGGGCATCTCAAGATTTTCGTTTTGCAGCTTGTGTTGCTCACTTTGGTTTGATTTTGAGAAACTCTCAGTATATGAAAGCCGGGAATTATGAGTCCCTGATAAAGGAATCGAAATCAGCCAAAGGAGAGGATGATGAAGGATACCGCGCTGAGTTCATTCAACTGCTCGAAAAAGCAGCTTTGATAAGTCCTGATGAAAAGGCTGAATAG
- a CDS encoding N-acetylmuramoyl-L-alanine amidase — translation MWELIKSFFQQLFGTSEPIIEDASDLGEEPIVISEEQPSEAEMAERMRSRGLGGRGSRSIVVGEVIDADGDAGSDNIVTISNPRFMWLLDNGHGELQNGKRSPFFADGTRFEEWEFNRVVVRKMVEKLEQAGVQFKNLVPEDKIGSFLSERVGRANAAKSELGLPRIFVSIHANALGMNEWRNGAKGIETWHYPGNTTGEKLASVFQDEIMKALPGWVDRGIKSHQRGSRKIFYVLRNTAMPAVLTENGFYTDENEAALLMKDEIRQAIADAHVNAILKVEQDGYDNIPVYKPRMIIG, via the coding sequence ATGTGGGAACTCATCAAATCTTTTTTTCAACAACTTTTTGGTACCTCTGAGCCGATCATAGAAGACGCTTCTGACCTGGGGGAAGAACCAATTGTCATTTCTGAAGAACAACCTTCAGAAGCAGAAATGGCAGAACGTATGCGGAGCCGGGGATTGGGCGGAAGAGGAAGTCGTAGTATAGTCGTTGGAGAGGTGATTGATGCAGACGGTGATGCAGGAAGCGATAATATAGTTACGATCAGCAATCCCCGCTTTATGTGGCTTCTGGATAATGGCCATGGGGAATTACAAAATGGAAAACGTTCGCCTTTTTTCGCTGATGGGACTCGCTTTGAGGAATGGGAATTCAATAGAGTAGTGGTGCGGAAAATGGTTGAGAAATTGGAGCAGGCAGGGGTTCAGTTTAAGAACCTCGTTCCTGAAGATAAAATTGGTTCCTTTCTCTCCGAAAGAGTTGGCCGAGCCAATGCCGCTAAATCCGAACTGGGACTGCCCCGTATATTCGTTTCTATCCATGCCAATGCTCTGGGAATGAATGAGTGGAGGAATGGAGCTAAAGGAATAGAAACCTGGCATTATCCCGGCAATACAACGGGCGAAAAGTTGGCTTCCGTCTTTCAGGACGAAATCATGAAAGCTCTGCCGGGTTGGGTAGATCGTGGTATTAAAAGCCACCAAAGAGGTAGTCGTAAAATTTTCTATGTATTGAGAAATACAGCTATGCCAGCAGTTCTCACAGAAAATGGTTTTTATACCGATGAAAATGAAGCAGCCTTATTGATGAAGGATGAAATTCGTCAGGCGATAGCCGATGCGCATGTAAATGCCATTCTGAAAGTAGAACAAGATGGCTATGATAATATTCCGGTTTATAAGCCGCGGATGATTATTGGCTAA
- a CDS encoding agarase: MKRRSFLNSTLSASALILSFPIISCSEEIQAQNTSSNFFTLHNRKDRWWLMTPEGKPFFSIGLNHIDPASMRYPENIHLWREKYEGKTTKWLKESVAKNLQEWGFNTIGWEQEVTVRQWRHSRSFTYEEYQALNMPYCHMLPFTEFHQWEQHTSHFDFFDPEWEEWCDYVARSHCAELSEDPKLIGYFYSDCPTWIHNRPHNKWRGPLFDPEKLDSEAGRKELTAMASKYYKTIYEAIRRYDKNHLIFGDRYEANAPIADEVINAALPYVDVLSFQDFRDPVKHLKEWHTKTGKPVLLADAAKMKWQTVKGEFSRNNGKWYAETLAQLFENPGCIGFHLCGAYQRNKARRYGLLDEQERPDGENVALMKEANEKILQLVKESPQ; encoded by the coding sequence GTGAAACGTCGATCCTTCCTCAACTCTACGCTATCAGCAAGCGCCTTAATCCTGAGTTTTCCCATCATCAGTTGCTCCGAAGAAATTCAGGCCCAAAATACTTCAAGCAACTTCTTCACCCTCCATAACCGCAAAGACCGCTGGTGGCTCATGACTCCCGAAGGCAAGCCTTTCTTTTCCATCGGCCTCAACCACATCGATCCGGCCAGTATGCGCTATCCGGAAAATATCCATCTGTGGAGGGAGAAATATGAGGGCAAGACAACCAAATGGCTCAAAGAATCCGTGGCCAAAAATCTACAAGAATGGGGCTTCAATACCATCGGCTGGGAACAGGAAGTTACCGTTCGGCAGTGGCGACATTCTCGATCCTTTACCTATGAAGAATACCAGGCGCTGAATATGCCTTACTGCCATATGCTGCCTTTTACAGAATTTCACCAATGGGAACAACATACCAGCCATTTTGATTTCTTCGATCCGGAATGGGAAGAATGGTGCGATTATGTAGCTCGATCTCATTGCGCCGAATTGAGTGAAGATCCCAAACTGATTGGCTATTTCTACAGTGATTGCCCAACCTGGATCCACAACCGACCTCACAATAAATGGAGAGGACCCTTATTTGATCCGGAAAAACTGGATTCAGAAGCGGGTAGAAAAGAGCTAACAGCAATGGCTAGCAAATATTATAAAACTATCTATGAAGCCATCCGACGCTATGACAAAAATCACCTCATTTTTGGCGATCGTTACGAAGCCAATGCACCCATAGCAGATGAAGTAATAAATGCTGCTTTGCCCTATGTCGATGTACTTTCTTTTCAGGACTTTCGCGATCCGGTTAAGCATCTTAAGGAATGGCATACAAAAACTGGCAAACCCGTCCTACTCGCGGATGCTGCTAAAATGAAATGGCAGACGGTAAAAGGAGAGTTTAGCCGAAACAATGGGAAATGGTATGCAGAAACACTTGCTCAGTTATTCGAAAATCCCGGCTGTATCGGTTTTCATTTGTGTGGAGCGTATCAGAGAAATAAAGCACGCCGTTATGGTTTGCTGGATGAGCAGGAAAGGCCTGATGGAGAAAATGTCGCCCTTATGAAGGAAGCGAATGAGAAGATCCTGCAATTGGTGAAAGAGAGTCCTCAGTGA
- a CDS encoding von Willebrand factor type A domain-containing protein, translated as MKTKILFLASFLLTTLFSTPQLFAQRIITGKVVQADNGEPLVGAAVLLKGTTIGTFTDQLGKFSLEAPATAKILEVSYVGFKKTEVKLNKQNDYLIKMVVESMHLDEVVISGQVAGVQVRGNRKLKLFEKRRFPRKKRQDVDTSDDWGMDYEDESYAEIKENEFQTVESEALSTFSIDVDKASYANVRRFLNDGALPPKDAVRIEELINYFDYAYAEPKGDSPIGIQTELSTCPWNEKNQLFRIGLKGKSLNIEEAPKSNLVFLLDVSGSMNSEDKLPLLKKSFSLLVDNMRAEDRVAIVVYAGSSGVVLPSTSGKNKEKILASLDRLSAGGSTAGGQGLRKAYDIAEKYFIKNGNNRIILATDGDFNVGESSDDAMQKLIEKQRDKGIFLSVLGFGTGNLKDSKMERIADHGNGNYAYIDNLLEAKKVLVNEMSGTLYTIAKDVKLQIEFNPLYVQSYRLIGYENRMLEKEDFNDDTKDAGEMGAGHTVTALYEIVPTNNAEKVVASVDPLKYQSLNPTETSRTSGEILTVKFRYKEPKGKKSLLINYPVPNSLTEFEQSSDDFRFSASVANFGMLLRQSKKAKKSSWQDVIEMAKASKGSDENGYRAELIRLVELAELLAKKSK; from the coding sequence ATGAAAACAAAGATTCTATTTCTAGCCTCCTTTCTACTTACAACACTTTTTTCAACGCCTCAACTTTTTGCCCAACGTATAATTACGGGTAAAGTAGTCCAGGCAGACAATGGAGAGCCCTTGGTAGGAGCAGCTGTCCTGCTAAAGGGTACTACTATAGGCACATTTACCGATCAGTTGGGCAAATTTAGTTTGGAGGCACCAGCAACTGCCAAAATTCTCGAAGTTTCCTATGTCGGTTTTAAAAAGACAGAAGTTAAACTCAATAAGCAGAATGACTACCTGATCAAAATGGTAGTTGAAAGTATGCATCTGGATGAAGTAGTAATTTCGGGACAAGTCGCAGGAGTTCAAGTCAGAGGAAATCGCAAGCTAAAACTATTCGAGAAAAGAAGATTCCCCAGAAAAAAGCGTCAGGATGTGGATACCTCAGATGATTGGGGGATGGATTATGAGGACGAAAGCTATGCCGAAATCAAAGAAAATGAGTTTCAAACGGTTGAGTCAGAAGCCCTAAGCACCTTCTCCATTGATGTAGACAAGGCCTCCTATGCCAATGTTCGTCGCTTTCTTAATGATGGAGCTTTGCCCCCCAAAGATGCCGTACGTATCGAAGAACTCATCAATTATTTTGACTACGCCTATGCCGAACCCAAAGGAGATTCACCTATCGGCATTCAGACTGAGTTGAGTACTTGTCCCTGGAATGAAAAGAATCAACTCTTTCGTATAGGACTCAAAGGAAAATCTCTCAATATAGAAGAAGCCCCTAAAAGCAATCTGGTTTTTCTATTGGATGTATCGGGTTCTATGAATAGTGAGGATAAACTTCCTTTGCTCAAAAAGTCCTTCTCTTTGCTGGTTGATAATATGAGGGCGGAAGATCGAGTAGCCATCGTTGTCTATGCAGGGAGCAGCGGAGTGGTTTTGCCTTCAACTTCTGGAAAGAATAAAGAAAAGATTCTGGCTTCTCTGGATAGATTGAGTGCGGGTGGTTCTACAGCTGGAGGACAAGGCTTGCGAAAAGCCTATGATATTGCCGAAAAGTATTTCATCAAAAACGGGAATAACCGCATCATCCTGGCTACAGATGGAGACTTCAATGTAGGCGAAAGCAGCGATGATGCCATGCAAAAGCTGATCGAAAAGCAAAGAGATAAAGGGATCTTTCTCAGTGTGCTGGGCTTTGGAACAGGAAATCTGAAGGACTCCAAAATGGAACGAATCGCTGACCATGGAAATGGGAATTATGCCTACATCGACAATCTCCTGGAAGCTAAGAAGGTATTGGTAAATGAAATGAGCGGAACCCTCTACACCATAGCCAAGGATGTCAAATTGCAGATTGAATTCAATCCTCTTTATGTGCAATCTTATCGCCTCATCGGTTATGAGAATCGCATGCTCGAAAAAGAAGATTTCAATGATGACACCAAAGATGCGGGCGAAATGGGAGCCGGACATACGGTAACGGCACTTTATGAGATCGTACCTACCAATAATGCAGAAAAAGTCGTCGCATCTGTCGATCCTTTAAAATACCAAAGCCTGAATCCCACAGAAACTTCCCGAACTTCCGGAGAAATCCTCACCGTCAAGTTCCGCTACAAGGAACCCAAAGGCAAAAAGAGCCTGCTGATCAATTATCCCGTTCCAAATTCTTTAACTGAATTTGAGCAAAGCTCTGATGATTTTCGCTTTTCTGCTTCTGTAGCAAATTTTGGAATGCTGCTTCGCCAATCAAAAAAGGCTAAGAAATCCAGCTGGCAGGATGTGATTGAGATGGCAAAGGCTTCAAAAGGAAGCGATGAAAATGGGTACCGGGCCGAATTAATTAGATTAGTAGAACTGGCAGAATTATTGGCTAAAAAATCTAAATAA